One Pygocentrus nattereri isolate fPygNat1 chromosome 23, fPygNat1.pri, whole genome shotgun sequence genomic window carries:
- the eda2r gene encoding tumor necrosis factor receptor superfamily member 27 isoform X2, protein MNCAEGEYYLHGECHRCQQCPPGQELKQECGYGVGVSAVGVSTVCVQCEERWFKGEWGSHSCRMCQTCRRLNRKEVTPCTRTHNAACGNCLPGFYSKRRLDGLQDWECLPCGPAPFRNTQCRSEGGELGNVWSSEAPPHNVAVMTTACVAAVAMVTFLFVIVVLMYKGFSSFRNMFRGCLSSPGLGHRDLAASSVSTATEHRVTQSADVEASESCLESSTCPGFVSMATTPSPCPAHCTASESLRLQSSSNCSDTSGVVSQAAGSPDIPSGLSWSMSSYDLTSRGRHCAVEQESAWGYHAPIECSELDLKTSLSLDLQASTQTEDGLPSTTHSVQCGERETGGGGGGEKGGMKDGESVGERRSSCGDAAAARSVTLGRLCKLTEWWALDI, encoded by the exons ATGAATTGTGCAGAGGGTGAATATTACCTTCATGGTGAATGCCACAGGTGTCAGCAGTGCCCACCGGGCCAGGAGCTGAAACAG GAGTGTGGATACGGTGTGGGGGTCTCTGCTGTGGGGGtctccactgtgtgtgtgcagtgcgaGGAGCGCTGGTTTAAAGGTGAATGGGGTTCTCACTCCTGCCGGATGTGTCAAACCTGCAGACGCCTCAACAGAAAGGAAGTTACACcctgcacacgcacacacaacgCAGCGTGTGGAAACTGCCTGCCCgg ATTCTACAGTAAAAGACGATTGGACGGACTCCAGGATTGGGAGTGTCTGCCCTGTGGCCCCGCCCCCTTCAGAAACACACAGTGTA GAAGTGAAGGGGGTGAATTAGGAAACGTCTGGAGCTCGGAGGCCCCGCCCCACAATGTCGCTGTCATGACGACTGCCTGTGTGGCagcagttgccatggtgacctTTTTGTTTGTCATTGTGGTTTTAATGTACAAAGGATTCAGCTCATTCAGAAACATGTTCAgag GCTGTTTATCATCGCCTGGCCTCGGTCACCGTGACCTCGCAGCTTCCTCTGTTTCCACTGCAACTGAGCACAGAGTGACCCAGTCAGCCGATGTTGAGGCTTCGG AATCATGCCTCGAGTCCTCGACCTGCCCTGGTTTCGTCTCTATGGCGACAACCCCTAGCCCCTGCCCAGCTCACTGTACCGCATCTGAGTCGCTGCGTCTGCAAAGCAGCTCCAACTGCAGTGACACGTCTGGGGTCGTCTCCCAGGCAGCCGGGTCACCTGACATCCCTTCAGGCCTGAGCTGGTCCATGAGTTCAT ATGACCTGACCAGCAGGGGGCGGCATTGTGCAGTGGAGCAGGAGTCGGCCTGGGGTTATCACGCTCCCATAGAGTGCTCCGAGCTGGACTTGAAAACCTCCTTATCTCTGGATCTCCAGGCGTCTACACAAACAGAGGATGGGCTTCCCTCCACCACGCACTCCGTCCAGtgcggagagagagaaacagggggaGGAGGcggaggagagaagggaggcatgaaagatggagagagtgtTGGAGAGAGGAGGAGCAGTTGTGGAGACGCTGCTGCTGCCAGAAGTGTCACCCTG GGACGTctatgcaaactgactgagtgGTGGGCCCTGGACATTTAG
- the eda2r gene encoding tumor necrosis factor receptor superfamily member 27 isoform X3 codes for MNCAEGEYYLHGECHRCQQCPPGQELKQECGYGVGVSAVGVSTVCVQCEERWFKGEWGSHSCRMCQTCRRLNRKEVTPCTRTHNAACGNCLPGFYSKRRLDGLQDWECLPCGPAPFRNTQCRSEGGELGNVWSSEAPPHNVAVMTTACVAAVAMVTFLFVIVVLMYKGFSSFRNMFRGCLSSPGLGHRDLAASSVSTATEHRVTQSADVEASESCLESSTCPGFVSMATTPSPCPAHCTASESLRLQSSSNCSDTSGVVSQAAGSPDIPSGLSWSMSSYDLTSRGRHCAVEQESAWGYHAPIECSELDLKTSLSLDLQASTQTEDGLPSTTHSVQCGERETGGGGGGEKGGMKDGESVGERRSSCGDAAAARSVTLVVCADL; via the exons ATGAATTGTGCAGAGGGTGAATATTACCTTCATGGTGAATGCCACAGGTGTCAGCAGTGCCCACCGGGCCAGGAGCTGAAACAG GAGTGTGGATACGGTGTGGGGGTCTCTGCTGTGGGGGtctccactgtgtgtgtgcagtgcgaGGAGCGCTGGTTTAAAGGTGAATGGGGTTCTCACTCCTGCCGGATGTGTCAAACCTGCAGACGCCTCAACAGAAAGGAAGTTACACcctgcacacgcacacacaacgCAGCGTGTGGAAACTGCCTGCCCgg ATTCTACAGTAAAAGACGATTGGACGGACTCCAGGATTGGGAGTGTCTGCCCTGTGGCCCCGCCCCCTTCAGAAACACACAGTGTA GAAGTGAAGGGGGTGAATTAGGAAACGTCTGGAGCTCGGAGGCCCCGCCCCACAATGTCGCTGTCATGACGACTGCCTGTGTGGCagcagttgccatggtgacctTTTTGTTTGTCATTGTGGTTTTAATGTACAAAGGATTCAGCTCATTCAGAAACATGTTCAgag GCTGTTTATCATCGCCTGGCCTCGGTCACCGTGACCTCGCAGCTTCCTCTGTTTCCACTGCAACTGAGCACAGAGTGACCCAGTCAGCCGATGTTGAGGCTTCGG AATCATGCCTCGAGTCCTCGACCTGCCCTGGTTTCGTCTCTATGGCGACAACCCCTAGCCCCTGCCCAGCTCACTGTACCGCATCTGAGTCGCTGCGTCTGCAAAGCAGCTCCAACTGCAGTGACACGTCTGGGGTCGTCTCCCAGGCAGCCGGGTCACCTGACATCCCTTCAGGCCTGAGCTGGTCCATGAGTTCAT ATGACCTGACCAGCAGGGGGCGGCATTGTGCAGTGGAGCAGGAGTCGGCCTGGGGTTATCACGCTCCCATAGAGTGCTCCGAGCTGGACTTGAAAACCTCCTTATCTCTGGATCTCCAGGCGTCTACACAAACAGAGGATGGGCTTCCCTCCACCACGCACTCCGTCCAGtgcggagagagagaaacagggggaGGAGGcggaggagagaagggaggcatgaaagatggagagagtgtTGGAGAGAGGAGGAGCAGTTGTGGAGACGCTGCTGCTGCCAGAAGTGTCACCCTG
- the eda2r gene encoding tumor necrosis factor receptor superfamily member 27 isoform X1 — protein sequence MNCAEGEYYLHGECHRCQQCPPGQELKQECGYGVGVSAVGVSTVCVQCEERWFKGEWGSHSCRMCQTCRRLNRKEVTPCTRTHNAACGNCLPGFYSKRRLDGLQDWECLPCGPAPFRNTQCRSEGGELGNVWSSEAPPHNVAVMTTACVAAVAMVTFLFVIVVLMYKGFSSFRNMFRGCLSSPGLGHRDLAASSVSTATEHRVTQSADVEASESCLESSTCPGFVSMATTPSPCPAHCTASESLRLQSSSNCSDTSGVVSQAAGSPDIPSGLSWSMSSYDLTSRGRHCAVEQESAWGYHAPIECSELDLKTSLSLDLQASTQTEDGLPSTTHSVQCGERETGGGGGGEKGGMKDGESVGERRSSCGDAAAARSVTLILVPATPAPANQPLPTSLIGWIRCISLG from the exons ATGAATTGTGCAGAGGGTGAATATTACCTTCATGGTGAATGCCACAGGTGTCAGCAGTGCCCACCGGGCCAGGAGCTGAAACAG GAGTGTGGATACGGTGTGGGGGTCTCTGCTGTGGGGGtctccactgtgtgtgtgcagtgcgaGGAGCGCTGGTTTAAAGGTGAATGGGGTTCTCACTCCTGCCGGATGTGTCAAACCTGCAGACGCCTCAACAGAAAGGAAGTTACACcctgcacacgcacacacaacgCAGCGTGTGGAAACTGCCTGCCCgg ATTCTACAGTAAAAGACGATTGGACGGACTCCAGGATTGGGAGTGTCTGCCCTGTGGCCCCGCCCCCTTCAGAAACACACAGTGTA GAAGTGAAGGGGGTGAATTAGGAAACGTCTGGAGCTCGGAGGCCCCGCCCCACAATGTCGCTGTCATGACGACTGCCTGTGTGGCagcagttgccatggtgacctTTTTGTTTGTCATTGTGGTTTTAATGTACAAAGGATTCAGCTCATTCAGAAACATGTTCAgag GCTGTTTATCATCGCCTGGCCTCGGTCACCGTGACCTCGCAGCTTCCTCTGTTTCCACTGCAACTGAGCACAGAGTGACCCAGTCAGCCGATGTTGAGGCTTCGG AATCATGCCTCGAGTCCTCGACCTGCCCTGGTTTCGTCTCTATGGCGACAACCCCTAGCCCCTGCCCAGCTCACTGTACCGCATCTGAGTCGCTGCGTCTGCAAAGCAGCTCCAACTGCAGTGACACGTCTGGGGTCGTCTCCCAGGCAGCCGGGTCACCTGACATCCCTTCAGGCCTGAGCTGGTCCATGAGTTCAT ATGACCTGACCAGCAGGGGGCGGCATTGTGCAGTGGAGCAGGAGTCGGCCTGGGGTTATCACGCTCCCATAGAGTGCTCCGAGCTGGACTTGAAAACCTCCTTATCTCTGGATCTCCAGGCGTCTACACAAACAGAGGATGGGCTTCCCTCCACCACGCACTCCGTCCAGtgcggagagagagaaacagggggaGGAGGcggaggagagaagggaggcatgaaagatggagagagtgtTGGAGAGAGGAGGAGCAGTTGTGGAGACGCTGCTGCTGCCAGAAGTGTCACCCTG
- the eda2r gene encoding tumor necrosis factor receptor superfamily member 27 isoform X4: protein MNCAEGEYYLHGECHRCQQCPPGQELKQECGYGVGVSAVGVSTVCVQCEERWFKGEWGSHSCRMCQTCRRLNRKEVTPCTRTHNAACGNCLPGFYSKRRLDGLQDWECLPCGPAPFRNTQCRSEGGELGNVWSSEAPPHNVAVMTTACVAAVAMVTFLFVIVVLMYKGFSSFRNMFRGCLSSPGLGHRDLAASSVSTATEHRVTQSADVEASESCLESSTCPGFVSMATTPSPCPAHCTASESLRLQSSSNCSDTSGVVSQAAGSPDIPSGLSWSMSSYDLTSRGRHCAVEQESAWGYHAPIECSELDLKTSLSLDLQASTQTEDGLPSTTHSVQCGERETGGGGGGEKGGMKDGESVGERRSSCGDAAAARSVTLECM from the exons ATGAATTGTGCAGAGGGTGAATATTACCTTCATGGTGAATGCCACAGGTGTCAGCAGTGCCCACCGGGCCAGGAGCTGAAACAG GAGTGTGGATACGGTGTGGGGGTCTCTGCTGTGGGGGtctccactgtgtgtgtgcagtgcgaGGAGCGCTGGTTTAAAGGTGAATGGGGTTCTCACTCCTGCCGGATGTGTCAAACCTGCAGACGCCTCAACAGAAAGGAAGTTACACcctgcacacgcacacacaacgCAGCGTGTGGAAACTGCCTGCCCgg ATTCTACAGTAAAAGACGATTGGACGGACTCCAGGATTGGGAGTGTCTGCCCTGTGGCCCCGCCCCCTTCAGAAACACACAGTGTA GAAGTGAAGGGGGTGAATTAGGAAACGTCTGGAGCTCGGAGGCCCCGCCCCACAATGTCGCTGTCATGACGACTGCCTGTGTGGCagcagttgccatggtgacctTTTTGTTTGTCATTGTGGTTTTAATGTACAAAGGATTCAGCTCATTCAGAAACATGTTCAgag GCTGTTTATCATCGCCTGGCCTCGGTCACCGTGACCTCGCAGCTTCCTCTGTTTCCACTGCAACTGAGCACAGAGTGACCCAGTCAGCCGATGTTGAGGCTTCGG AATCATGCCTCGAGTCCTCGACCTGCCCTGGTTTCGTCTCTATGGCGACAACCCCTAGCCCCTGCCCAGCTCACTGTACCGCATCTGAGTCGCTGCGTCTGCAAAGCAGCTCCAACTGCAGTGACACGTCTGGGGTCGTCTCCCAGGCAGCCGGGTCACCTGACATCCCTTCAGGCCTGAGCTGGTCCATGAGTTCAT ATGACCTGACCAGCAGGGGGCGGCATTGTGCAGTGGAGCAGGAGTCGGCCTGGGGTTATCACGCTCCCATAGAGTGCTCCGAGCTGGACTTGAAAACCTCCTTATCTCTGGATCTCCAGGCGTCTACACAAACAGAGGATGGGCTTCCCTCCACCACGCACTCCGTCCAGtgcggagagagagaaacagggggaGGAGGcggaggagagaagggaggcatgaaagatggagagagtgtTGGAGAGAGGAGGAGCAGTTGTGGAGACGCTGCTGCTGCCAGAAGTGTCACCCTG